The Halioglobus maricola genome segment TCGTAATCGTATGTCCAGCGCAGCTGGCCCTTCTCGTCAAGATCCACTCTCCAGGTCGACCTGCTAAGTTCGCTCTTGATGTTCTTGGTAAAGGCCGCCCCGGCCTCCGCGGACTCAATAAAGACCCCCATCTCGGTATTAATCAGGACCGAACGCGGGTCGAAATTGAGAGAGCCGACGAAGATGGACTCCCGATCAACCACGGTTGCCTTGGAGTGCAGCGTCATTTTCTCCGGACGATGCCCCCAATCATTGTCTTCGTGCACTGCATCCGCGCGCATCTCATAGAACTCTACGCCCATCTCGAGCAATTCCTTGCGATAACGGGAGTAACCCGCATGCACTGGCACATGATTGGTGGAGGCGAGTGAATTGGTCAGAACAGCGACACGCACACCCCGGGAAATTAACTCCTCCATCAAATCGACCCCATAGTGCTGGGGAATAAAATAGGGGGTCACTATCAACAGCTCGCTCTGCGCGTTGCGGAATCGTCGGCTAACCTCAGATATGAGCACTGCCGTATCAGCATCACCGATTTCCGCTGCTAGTTTTTCGGGGGTATCGGTATAGACATGAGCCTCGGCGATCATGGGCACGCGCTCTTTGGTCTTGAGCGCCTGCAGCAGGCGGCTGTTCAATGCCTGGGCGTAGAGGCCATCTTGCTGTTCTTCCACCAGCTCGCGAATCTTAACCCGCCAACGGTCCAGTTCAGCAGGATCAGTCTTAACGCCAAACGCCTCCATCGGCACAGACAAATCACTGTTCCAGAACAGGTCGAAGCCTTGTTGTACCTCTTCTACCGGACTGCCGATCATCAATACTTCGAAGTCATCGAACTTGGTATCCTGATTGAGCTCAAAGTACTCCTCGCCGATGTTGCGCCCACCGACCACGCTGAACGCACCGTCCACTGTGAAAGACTTGTTATGCATGCGCCGATTGGCGCGCTTGAAATCGGTAACGTAACCCAGATAACGAATAGCCTGACGCGGCAGTGGGTTGAATAACCGGACCTCGATATTCGGGTGGCTGGCGATCAGTGTGAATGCCTCATCCACTCCAGGCGAAAAGATGTCGTCTACCAGTAACCGCACCCGGACTCCGCGATCTGCGGCGGCAATCACTCCAGCTACGAACAGGCCACCGGCCCGGTCAGTCTTGAGAATGAAGTACTGAGCATCAATGGTTTCTTCCGCCAGTTCCAGCATCCTCAGACGCATGCCGAGGGCATCGACCCCGGAGGGCATACCCACGAAGCCGCCCTTGTCGCCATGATCCGACTGCCAGTTGCGATAGAACTCACCTAGCGGGGTCTCAGCGGATGCGGGAACGGATTGAGTAGGCTCTCTGGGATAGTCAAACGGCACACTCGCGCATGAGGCGAGCCAAAGACATGCCAACACAAGCGCGAGCTGAGCCCGTACTTTACCTGCACGCTGCCGTTTAGAACCCATTCCAGTGATCATCGTCGTCAAATTCGCATCGCCTGTTGTAATAGTGGCAGTAAACTCATCCCATCAGAGTCCGTGCAGCCACCTTGGCCTCCAGACTGCCCGGCTCATAACTACAATGCAACGCTGTACGGTATTCCGTTCGTGAGCGGCTGACC includes the following:
- a CDS encoding phospholipase D family protein — protein: MGSKRQRAGKVRAQLALVLACLWLASCASVPFDYPREPTQSVPASAETPLGEFYRNWQSDHGDKGGFVGMPSGVDALGMRLRMLELAEETIDAQYFILKTDRAGGLFVAGVIAAADRGVRVRLLVDDIFSPGVDEAFTLIASHPNIEVRLFNPLPRQAIRYLGYVTDFKRANRRMHNKSFTVDGAFSVVGGRNIGEEYFELNQDTKFDDFEVLMIGSPVEEVQQGFDLFWNSDLSVPMEAFGVKTDPAELDRWRVKIRELVEEQQDGLYAQALNSRLLQALKTKERVPMIAEAHVYTDTPEKLAAEIGDADTAVLISEVSRRFRNAQSELLIVTPYFIPQHYGVDLMEELISRGVRVAVLTNSLASTNHVPVHAGYSRYRKELLEMGVEFYEMRADAVHEDNDWGHRPEKMTLHSKATVVDRESIFVGSLNFDPRSVLINTEMGVFIESAEAGAAFTKNIKSELSRSTWRVDLDEKGQLRWTYDYDGYREVVYKEPQSSWWQRFQVGVYRLLPIENQL